From one Triticum urartu cultivar G1812 chromosome 3, Tu2.1, whole genome shotgun sequence genomic stretch:
- the LOC125542268 gene encoding formin-like protein 14 has protein sequence MRKEKKKPSLCTTFLLDPISTSVPPPPPAPPSLTARRPPPTLRPPQPRPHPSPIDAPPSPVSMLRRLNPAVESVPLAVANDRIDRDRFPPQTAAMTEGAAQLLTDGVAGLPLLGASPSPVSGRASAWRPLGAAAGAGVLHGREDWGPSGGARVTLLLRACWGWPGSEPPSMDFLQVGYMLLRIWYYPHLPLSLSLGVDART, from the coding sequence AtgagaaaagagaaaaaaaagccCAGCCTTTGCACGACCTTCCTCCTCGATCCCATCTCGACCTCCGTCCCGCCGCCACCTCCTGCCCCGCCCAGCCTCaccgcgcgccgcccgccgccgacgCTCCGCCCACCGCAGCCGCGCCCGCACCCATCTCCCATCGATGCGCCACCATCTCCTGTATCCATGCTCCGCCGTCTGAATCCCGCCGTCGAGTCTGTCCCGCTCGCCGTGGCCAATGATCGCATCGACCGGGACCGCTTCCCTCCCCAAACGGCGGCGATGACGGAAGGCGCCGCCCAGCTCCTGACCGACGGAGTCGCCGGGTTACCGCTCCTCGGGGCCAGCCCCTCCCCCGTGTCGGGTCGCGCATCGGCTTGGAGGCCCCTCGGGGCTGCCGCCGGTGCGGGAGTCCTGCACGGCCGTGAGGACTGGGGACCAAGCGGCGGGGCCCGTGTCACGCTCCTGTTGAGGGCTTGCTGGGGTTGGCCGGGATCTGAGCCGCCGTCGATGGATTTCTTGCAGGTTGGCTACATGTTGCTTCGGATTTGGTACTATCCCCATctccctctttccctctccctcggTGTGGACGCACGCACCTAA
- the LOC125542267 gene encoding cytochrome P450 89A2-like has translation MMVMSLVTLVARSTSLATRSDAVVCGLDTARPKPSMELVVLLVVVLLGFSVLIRRSSRRAPAPPAPAVLHKISDPAVAHRVLVDNADAFSNRPVLPFFVELAKRRGGQRNENISTVPHGPHWRALRCNITAETLHPSRLGLGHLAPLQREAIQDLVAALQSTGAGAGLRDHLRAAVFRVIARLCFGDGVDECHVRAVCSQVHGLQVAIGEVNPFSGPSLLAKLAEWRYQRQLLAFHARITELCLPLIAARRRGPHDDDLCRPYVDILIQLRVPDGKHGGRRALSDDEIVDLVLEFLGAGSGSLVVCLEWTLAHLVVQPEVQKKLRHEVDGEAADRSHLIRGMPYLHAVILESLRMHPPAPVALRHVQAAEAARTLVGGGTTSDVTVLFLQGDMGRDMKAWKDTDEFRPERFLAGGDAEGVGPLPGRKETRMMPFGAGHRFCPGVGLAMATMKGLFELKDFHRNIGGFQSIGFFPKEAFWIKGTTPPKFLWIHSYTSIL, from the coding sequence atgatggtgatgtcaCTAGTAACGTTAGTTGCACGTAGTACTAGCTTAGCTACGAGAAGTGATGCAGTGGTCTGTGGCCTAGACACCGCCCGGCCTAAACCATCAATGGAGCTCGTTGTGCTTCTTGTCGTTGTTCTCTTGGGCTTCTCCGTCTTGATCCGTCGTAGCAGCCGGCGTGCCCCTGCACCTCCAGCTCCGGCCGTCCTCCACAAGATCAGTGACCCTGCCGTCGCCCACCGTGTGCTCGTCGACAACGCCGACGCCTTCTCGAACCGCCCAGTCCTTCCCTTCTTCGTGGAGCTGGCAAAGAGGCGCGGTGGCCAACGCAACGAGAACATAAGCACCGTGCCCCACGGCCCGCACTGGCGTGCTCTCCGGTGCAACATCACCGCCGAGACCCTCCACCCGTCGCGCCTTGGGCTTGGGCACCTCGCGCCGCTGCAGCGGGAGGCCATCCAGGACCTCGTCGCAGCCCTGCAGTCCACCGGCGCCGGGGCAGGCCTCCGAGACCACCTCCGGGCCGCCGTCTTCCGGGTCATCGCGCGCCTGTGCTTTGGGGACGGAGTCGACGAGTGCCATGTGCGCGCCGTCTGCTCCCAGGTGCATGGCTTACAGGTCGCCATTGGAGAGGTCAACCCCTTTTCTGGCCCCTCCTTGCTAGCCAAGCTCGCGGAGTGGAGGTACCAGCGCCAACTCTTGGCCTTTCATGCCCGGATCACCGAGTTGTGCCTCCCTCTCATCGCGGCACGGCGGCGAGGACCACACGACGACGACCTCTGTCGTCCGTACGTCGACATACTCATACAACTCCGCGTCCCCGACGGCAAGCACGGTGGCCGGCGCGCTCTTAGTGACGACGAGATAGTGGACCTCGTGTTGGAGTTCCTGGGCGCGGGCTCAGGATCGTTGGTGGTGTGCCTCGAATGGACTCTCGCTCACCTGGTAGTCCAGCCGGAGGTCCAGAAAAAGCTCCGCCATGAGGTCGATGGCGAGGCCGCTGATAGGAGCCATCTGATCCGTGGCATGCCGTACCTGCACGCCGTGATTCTCGAGAGCCTCCGCATGCACCCGCCGGCGCCGGTGGCCCTGCGTCACGTCCAGGCGGCCGAAGCCGCGAGGACGCTCGTGGGAGGAGGAACAACCAGCGACGTGACTGTACTGTTCCTCCAGGGGGACATGGGAAGGGACATGAAGGCGTGGAAGGACACCGACGAGTTCAGGCCCGAGCGCTTCCTGGCCGGCGGCGACGCCGAGGGCGTCGGCCCTCTGCCGGGGCGCAAGGAGACGAGGATGATGCCTTTCGGGGCGGGGCATCGGTTCTGCCCAGGCGTGGGTCTTGCGATGGCTACCATGAAGGGCCTCTTTGAATTGAAGGATTTTCATAGAAATATTGGAGGATTCCAATCCATTGGATTTTTTCCTAAAGAAGCCTTTTGGATCAAAGGAACCACACCTCCAAAATTCCTATGGATTCATTCCTACACCTCAATCCTATAG